Proteins encoded within one genomic window of Kibdelosporangium phytohabitans:
- a CDS encoding glycoside hydrolase family 25 protein, which yields MALGIDIYDRYQDVSDWGALGRSGVAVVYVKGTDGGGLAPVRADGFVAGAKSIGKPVGLYHYAQKSPSPEAQADVLVREVRRLGADGLPPALDLEDPFTPGPAAREFARRFLLRLREHGYQQPVLYANTSMLNGIQAWTLPVPGLLVWAADYGSNDGDYDQEDRDRLRRRYPHPVWMHQYSSTGRVPGIPGNVDVNELFADIQEEDTVSWTDRIPFTAPDGNVTNFTAAERLVWTNYYAGLIPGLHASVNALAAAMADGDLSPDAVLQRVDTAVRESTAQAVTGSVLPALRAVVAEVLGEDNAEQAEAIVSALAARLKPTA from the coding sequence ATGGCCTTGGGAATCGACATCTACGACCGGTACCAGGACGTGAGCGACTGGGGAGCGCTTGGCCGTAGCGGCGTTGCGGTCGTGTACGTCAAAGGCACTGACGGCGGTGGTCTGGCCCCTGTCCGGGCGGACGGGTTCGTCGCTGGGGCGAAGTCGATCGGCAAGCCGGTCGGCCTGTACCACTACGCACAGAAGTCACCGAGCCCGGAAGCACAGGCCGACGTGCTCGTGCGGGAAGTGCGGCGTCTGGGCGCCGACGGGTTGCCCCCGGCACTCGACCTCGAAGACCCGTTCACACCTGGACCAGCGGCCCGCGAGTTCGCTCGCCGATTCCTGTTGCGTCTGCGAGAGCACGGCTACCAGCAGCCGGTGTTGTACGCCAACACGAGCATGCTCAACGGGATCCAGGCGTGGACCCTGCCCGTGCCGGGCTTGCTGGTCTGGGCGGCCGACTACGGCAGCAACGACGGCGACTACGACCAGGAAGACCGTGACCGGCTGCGCCGCCGGTATCCGCATCCCGTGTGGATGCACCAGTACAGCTCGACCGGTCGCGTACCGGGCATTCCCGGCAACGTTGACGTAAACGAGCTGTTCGCCGACATTCAGGAGGAAGACACAGTGTCCTGGACTGACAGGATCCCGTTCACCGCGCCCGACGGCAACGTCACCAACTTCACCGCCGCCGAGCGTCTGGTGTGGACCAACTACTACGCCGGGCTCATCCCCGGCTTGCACGCGAGCGTCAACGCTCTCGCTGCTGCCATGGCCGACGGCGACCTCTCACCGGACGCGGTCTTGCAGCGTGTCGACACGGCGGTTCGGGAAAGCACCGCCCAGGCCGTCACCGGCTCCGTGCTGCCTGCCCTGCGCGCAGTCGTGGCCGAGGTGCTCGGGGAGGACAACGCCGAGCAGGCCGAGGCCATTGTGTCCGCCCTGGCCGCCCGTCTGAAGCCGACCGCGTGA
- a CDS encoding minor capsid protein — MALALHLHALGLVRYPPDAGGDVAVPPGFIVEMPSTPDACVLIRPRPGFPSGDMSGYELAEQHIVVRARADAGYRAGYDQAKRIRDALHGTGETVWAAGTEHEVPIAWCNASDAEPVWLGRDEQNRPMWSVSIQTEALITMEV; from the coding sequence ATGGCTCTCGCGCTGCACCTGCACGCGCTCGGCCTGGTCCGTTATCCGCCGGACGCAGGCGGAGACGTTGCTGTGCCGCCGGGGTTCATCGTGGAAATGCCGTCCACACCGGACGCCTGTGTACTCATCCGCCCGCGCCCGGGGTTCCCGTCCGGGGACATGTCCGGGTACGAGCTGGCCGAGCAGCACATCGTCGTTCGCGCACGTGCGGATGCGGGCTACCGGGCTGGCTACGACCAGGCGAAGCGGATTCGTGACGCGCTGCACGGCACCGGGGAGACGGTGTGGGCAGCGGGAACCGAGCATGAGGTGCCGATCGCCTGGTGCAACGCGAGCGATGCAGAGCCGGTGTGGCTCGGCCGTGACGAACAGAACCGGCCTATGTGGTCGGTGTCCATCCAAACCGAGGCACTGATCACCATGGAGGTCTAA
- a CDS encoding phage tail tube protein: MPTPIKKRIARFKRLEVNTGTDESPNWTLVRGLNKIGLSVEPNEVDSSDFDSEGWDGSSTTHRKWSVAVEGFEGYTGADNAQVDDPGQAFLKAKGILTGPEAQVQVRMYRTDTNKGYTGRANANWSGADEDVKALTPFACPLTGDGPLTPYTHTP, from the coding sequence GTGCCTACCCCCATCAAGAAGAGGATCGCGAGGTTCAAGCGCCTCGAAGTCAACACCGGTACAGATGAATCTCCGAACTGGACGCTCGTTCGCGGTCTGAACAAGATCGGCCTGTCGGTCGAGCCGAACGAGGTCGACTCGTCCGACTTCGACAGTGAGGGCTGGGACGGTTCGTCGACGACGCATCGCAAGTGGTCCGTCGCTGTCGAAGGATTCGAGGGCTACACCGGGGCGGACAACGCCCAGGTGGACGATCCGGGGCAGGCGTTCCTCAAGGCCAAGGGAATCCTGACCGGTCCGGAGGCACAGGTTCAGGTGCGGATGTACCGCACGGACACCAACAAGGGCTACACCGGCCGGGCCAACGCGAACTGGAGCGGCGCAGACGAGGACGTCAAGGCGCTCACGCCGTTCGCCTGCCCGCTGACCGGCGACGGCCCGCTCACCCCGTACACGCACACCCCCTGA
- a CDS encoding DUF7426 family protein yields MTTFPQIARFEAEVAGTTLDLPLRGTVYSFPVALSFELGRKMRVLQSEIRRFERAKKTDSEYTVKDTDREWITETELHEVYLQLIGEPMMERLKADGVTWPEVLHIGETLFAFHQVGLEAALLVWQLADGDSIEGDASPPADPPKTTSRSPRRTTSQSTSTKKKRSATNARRSNGTTSSTRGT; encoded by the coding sequence GTGACCACCTTTCCCCAAATCGCACGGTTCGAAGCTGAGGTTGCAGGCACTACGCTCGATCTTCCGTTGCGCGGTACGGTGTACAGCTTCCCCGTGGCGCTCTCGTTCGAGCTCGGCCGCAAGATGCGCGTGTTGCAGTCCGAAATTCGCCGGTTCGAGCGCGCGAAGAAGACGGACAGCGAGTACACGGTCAAGGACACCGATCGCGAGTGGATCACCGAAACCGAGCTGCACGAGGTCTATCTTCAGCTGATCGGTGAGCCGATGATGGAGCGGCTCAAGGCCGACGGCGTGACGTGGCCTGAAGTACTCCACATCGGAGAGACCCTGTTCGCTTTCCATCAGGTCGGTCTGGAGGCCGCGCTGCTCGTGTGGCAACTGGCCGACGGCGATTCGATCGAGGGTGATGCAAGCCCCCCGGCCGATCCGCCGAAGACCACCTCAAGGTCTCCTCGGCGGACGACATCCCAGAGTACATCGACGAAGAAGAAGCGCAGCGCTACCAACGCTCGTCGCTCGAATGGCACGACATCCTCGACGCGTGGGACCTGA